The Kluyvera intermedia genome window below encodes:
- the tdcG gene encoding L-serine ammonia-lyase, with product MISTFDMFKIGVGPSSSHTVGPMNAGKAFIDELSAQGFLSRTSRLLVDLYGSLSLTGKGHATDVAVIMGLAGNSPDRVDIDAIPAFIRAVERSGRLSVAQGAAVVPFSVSDDVVFHDQYLPRHENGLRFTAWEGGSTLLSKTYYSIGGGFIVEDSKFGQEFEVEQPVPYPFHSASELLAQCKEHGLSVSGLMMQNELALRSQEEIDTRLARIWHVMQTGIERGMNTEGTLPGPLKVPRRAVALRRRLVSSDSTSSDPMNVIDWINMFALAVSEENAANGRVVTAPTNGACGIVPAVLAYYDKFRRTVNGNSVARFLLTAGAIGGLYKQNASISGAEVGCQGEVGVAASMAAAGLAELLGGSPQQVCMAAEIAMEHNLGLTCDPVGGQVQIPCIERNAINAVKAVNAARMAMQRTSEARVSLDKVIETMYETGKDMNDKYRETSRGGLAIKVLCS from the coding sequence TTCAAAATCGGTGTAGGACCATCAAGTTCACATACCGTCGGGCCGATGAATGCTGGGAAAGCCTTTATTGATGAGCTGAGCGCACAGGGCTTTTTGTCGCGAACCAGCCGTCTGTTGGTCGATCTCTACGGCTCACTGTCTCTCACGGGTAAAGGCCACGCAACTGATGTGGCGGTCATTATGGGATTGGCAGGTAACAGCCCCGATCGTGTTGATATTGATGCTATTCCGGCTTTTATTCGCGCTGTGGAACGCAGCGGACGCCTGTCTGTCGCTCAGGGCGCGGCGGTTGTGCCTTTCTCCGTGAGCGATGACGTTGTTTTCCATGATCAATATCTTCCTCGCCATGAGAATGGGCTGCGTTTTACCGCGTGGGAAGGGGGGAGCACGCTGCTGAGTAAAACCTATTACTCCATTGGCGGTGGTTTTATTGTTGAGGATTCAAAGTTCGGTCAGGAGTTCGAGGTTGAACAGCCGGTTCCCTATCCTTTTCATTCTGCCAGCGAACTGTTAGCACAATGCAAAGAGCACGGTCTGTCAGTGTCGGGCTTAATGATGCAAAACGAATTAGCGCTCCGCAGCCAGGAAGAGATCGATACTCGATTAGCGCGGATCTGGCATGTGATGCAAACGGGGATCGAACGCGGTATGAATACCGAGGGCACGCTTCCTGGCCCGCTGAAAGTCCCGCGTCGTGCGGTGGCTTTGCGTCGGCGATTGGTGTCCAGCGATAGCACCTCCAGCGATCCGATGAACGTTATCGACTGGATCAACATGTTCGCCCTCGCGGTCAGCGAGGAAAATGCGGCGAACGGTCGAGTGGTCACGGCGCCAACGAACGGCGCTTGCGGTATCGTCCCGGCGGTGCTGGCCTATTATGATAAATTCAGGCGCACGGTGAACGGTAACTCCGTGGCGCGTTTTTTACTGACGGCGGGCGCGATTGGCGGTTTGTATAAGCAAAATGCGTCTATTTCCGGTGCCGAAGTGGGCTGTCAGGGTGAAGTGGGTGTGGCGGCTTCTATGGCGGCGGCGGGCCTTGCAGAGCTACTGGGCGGTAGCCCGCAGCAGGTTTGCATGGCGGCGGAAATTGCGATGGAGCACAACCTCGGATTAACCTGCGATCCGGTCGGTGGACAGGTGCAGATCCCCTGCATTGAACGTAATGCGATTAACGCCGTGAAGGCGGTTAATGCGGCGAGAATGGCGATGCAGAGAACCAGCGAAGCCCGGGTTTCACTCGATAAAGTGATTGAGACGATGTATGAAACGGGCAAAGATATGAATGATAAATACCGTGAAACATCGCGCGGTGGGCTGGCGATAAAAGTGCTGTGTAGCTAA
- a CDS encoding pirin family protein — protein sequence MITTRTAKQCGQADFGWLQARYTFSFGHYFDPKLLGYASLRVLNQEVLAPGAAFQPRTYPKVDILNLILEGEAEYRDNDGHHIKVKAGEALLIATQPGVSYSEHNLSKDKSLTRIQIWLDACPERENSRVQKIKLHDTAHQLLASPDGQEGSLQLRQQVWLHHIDLDKGEQVTLPLHGPRAYLQSIHGTVHAQTFDAQKQALTCGDGAFIRDEANITLVADTPLRALLIDLPI from the coding sequence ATGATTACCACAAGAACAGCAAAACAGTGCGGGCAGGCCGACTTCGGTTGGTTACAGGCGCGCTACACCTTCTCTTTTGGGCACTACTTTGATCCAAAGCTGTTGGGTTACGCTTCTCTGCGCGTGCTGAATCAAGAAGTTCTCGCGCCTGGCGCGGCCTTCCAGCCGAGAACCTACCCAAAAGTAGATATCCTGAATCTCATTTTAGAAGGTGAAGCCGAATATCGTGACAACGATGGACACCATATAAAAGTGAAAGCCGGTGAGGCATTGCTTATCGCTACCCAGCCCGGCGTGAGCTACAGCGAGCATAATCTCAGTAAAGACAAGTCATTAACCCGGATTCAAATCTGGCTGGACGCCTGCCCGGAACGTGAAAATTCACGCGTGCAGAAGATCAAATTGCACGACACCGCACATCAGCTGCTGGCCTCACCTGACGGTCAGGAGGGGAGTCTGCAACTGCGTCAGCAGGTCTGGCTGCACCATATCGATCTGGATAAAGGTGAGCAGGTCACCCTACCGTTGCACGGGCCGCGTGCCTATTTGCAGTCGATCCATGGCACGGTACATGCGCAGACTTTTGATGCCCAAAAACAGGCCTTAACCTGTGGTGACGGCGCATTTATTCGTGATGAAGCGAATATCACACTGGTGGCTGATACCCCGTTGCGCGCTTTACTGATAGATTTACCGATATAG
- a CDS encoding LysR family transcriptional regulator, with protein sequence MAKERALTLEALRVMDAIDRRGSFAAAADELGRVPSALSYTMQKLEEELDVVLFDRSGHRTKFTNVGRMLLERGRVLLEAADKLTTDAEALARGWETHLTIVAEALIPTPTLFPLVEKLATKSNTQLSIITEVLAGAWERLEQGRADIVIAPDMHFRSSTEINSRKLYSVMNVYVAAPDHPIHQEAEPLSEVTRVKYRGVAIADTARERPVLTVQLLDKQPRLTVTSMEEKRQALLAGLGVATMPYPLVEEDIAQGRLRVVSPEYTSEIDIIMAWRRDSMGEAKSWCLREIQKLLMVK encoded by the coding sequence ATGGCTAAAGAGAGAGCACTGACGCTGGAAGCACTACGAGTAATGGACGCCATCGACAGACGCGGCAGTTTTGCCGCCGCCGCTGATGAGCTGGGGCGAGTACCTTCTGCATTAAGTTACACCATGCAAAAGCTGGAAGAAGAGCTGGACGTGGTGTTATTTGACCGTTCAGGTCATCGAACAAAATTCACCAACGTGGGACGTATGCTGCTGGAGCGTGGACGCGTTCTGCTGGAAGCGGCAGACAAGCTGACGACCGATGCTGAAGCGCTGGCGCGCGGTTGGGAAACGCATCTGACGATTGTGGCAGAAGCCCTCATCCCTACGCCGACGCTGTTCCCGCTGGTGGAGAAGCTGGCGACAAAATCCAATACCCAACTGTCGATTATTACAGAAGTGCTGGCGGGAGCCTGGGAACGTTTGGAGCAAGGGCGCGCAGATATCGTGATTGCCCCGGATATGCATTTCCGTTCATCTACCGAGATCAACTCTCGCAAGCTTTATTCGGTGATGAACGTTTACGTTGCCGCGCCGGATCACCCGATCCACCAGGAGGCGGAGCCGCTTTCAGAAGTGACGCGAGTGAAATACCGTGGGGTGGCGATTGCCGATACCGCGCGTGAGCGTCCGGTGCTGACGGTACAGCTGTTGGATAAACAGCCTCGCTTAACGGTGACCTCTATGGAAGAAAAGCGTCAGGCGCTGCTGGCCGGATTAGGGGTCGCGACCATGCCGTATCCGCTTGTTGAAGAGGATATTGCGCAGGGGCGTTTGCGCGTTGTCAGCCCGGAATATACCAGTGAGATCGACATCATCATGGCCTGGCGTCGTGACAGCATGGGCGAAGCCAAATCCTGGTGCTTGCGCGAAATTCAGAAGTTATTGATGGTCAAATAG
- a CDS encoding DUF805 domain-containing protein, with protein MDWYLNVLRNYIGFGGRARRKEYWMFILVNVILTAVLSVVDKMLGWQRAGGEGILTTIYGILIFLPWWAVQFRRLHDTDRTAWWLLLLLIPVVGWIIIIIFNCQNGTPGDNRFGPDPKRLS; from the coding sequence ATGGATTGGTATCTCAACGTTCTACGTAACTACATTGGGTTTGGCGGTCGCGCCCGTCGCAAAGAGTATTGGATGTTCATTCTGGTGAACGTCATATTGACGGCTGTGCTGAGCGTGGTGGACAAAATGCTCGGCTGGCAGCGAGCCGGTGGAGAGGGGATCCTCACCACGATTTACGGCATTCTGATTTTCCTGCCCTGGTGGGCAGTACAGTTCCGTCGTCTGCATGACACCGACCGCACCGCGTGGTGGCTGCTATTGCTGCTCATTCCGGTGGTGGGTTGGATAATCATTATTATTTTCAACTGCCAGAATGGGACGCCGGGCGATAACCGTTTCGGGCCGGATCCTAAGCGTCTTTCCTGA
- a CDS encoding glutathione S-transferase family protein yields MGQLVDGVWQDVWYDTKSTGGRFQRSVSAFRHWLTADGEPGPTGHGGFAAEKDRYHLYVSLACPWAHRTLMLRTLKGLEPFISVSVVNPLMLENGWTFDADFPAATGDTLYQHQFLYQLYQHADSGYSGRVTVPVLWDKKNQTIVSNESAEIIRMFNTAFDALGAKAGDYYPPALREQIDELNTWIYDTVNNGVYKAGFATSQAAYDEAVEKVFSSLDRLEKILGQHRYLTGDRLTEADIRLWTTLIRFDPVYVTHFKCDKHRISDYLNLHGFLRDIYQMPGIAETVNFDHIRTHYFRSHKTINPTGIISIGPWQDLDEPHGRDERFR; encoded by the coding sequence ATGGGACAATTAGTTGACGGCGTCTGGCAAGACGTCTGGTATGACACCAAATCCACCGGCGGACGTTTCCAGCGTTCGGTCTCCGCTTTTCGCCATTGGCTTACCGCCGACGGTGAACCCGGCCCAACCGGCCACGGTGGCTTTGCCGCAGAAAAAGATCGTTATCATCTGTACGTCTCTCTGGCCTGTCCGTGGGCGCACCGAACCCTAATGCTACGCACACTCAAAGGGCTTGAACCTTTTATCTCTGTTTCCGTCGTTAACCCATTAATGCTGGAAAATGGCTGGACGTTTGACGCCGACTTCCCGGCTGCAACCGGTGATACGCTCTACCAACATCAATTCCTGTATCAGCTTTACCAGCATGCTGATTCAGGCTATTCAGGCCGCGTGACCGTCCCGGTACTGTGGGATAAAAAAAATCAAACCATTGTCAGCAACGAATCTGCGGAAATTATCCGCATGTTTAATACCGCATTTGACGCGCTGGGCGCGAAAGCCGGTGATTACTATCCACCTGCGCTGCGCGAACAAATTGATGAGCTGAATACCTGGATTTACGACACCGTGAATAATGGCGTCTATAAGGCCGGTTTTGCCACCAGCCAGGCAGCCTATGATGAAGCGGTGGAAAAGGTCTTTAGCTCGCTGGATAGGTTGGAAAAAATCCTCGGTCAGCATCGCTACCTCACCGGCGATAGGCTAACCGAAGCGGACATTCGTTTGTGGACCACGCTCATCCGCTTCGACCCGGTCTACGTCACCCACTTTAAGTGTGACAAACACCGCATCAGCGATTATCTGAATCTGCACGGTTTCCTGCGGGATATCTATCAGATGCCAGGGATCGCCGAAACCGTTAACTTTGATCATATTCGCACCCACTATTTCCGCAGCCACAAAACCATCAATCCGACAGGCATTATCTCCATCGGGCCGTGGCAGGATCTGGATGAACCCCACGGACGCGATGAACGTTTTCGCTAA
- a CDS encoding DoxX family protein — MKKLEDVGFLVARILMPILFITAGWGKITGYAGTQQYMEAMGVPGFLLPLTILLEFGGGLAILFGFLTRTTALFTAGFTLLTAFLFHSNFAEGMNSLMFMKNLTIAGGYLLLGITGPGAFSIDRVLNKKW, encoded by the coding sequence ATGAAAAAATTAGAAGATGTTGGTTTCCTGGTTGCTCGTATTCTGATGCCAATTCTGTTTATTACTGCTGGCTGGGGCAAAATCACCGGGTATGCGGGTACACAGCAGTATATGGAAGCAATGGGCGTCCCAGGGTTCCTGCTGCCACTGACCATCCTGCTTGAGTTCGGCGGCGGTCTGGCCATTCTGTTCGGTTTCCTGACCCGCACCACCGCGCTGTTCACCGCAGGCTTTACCCTGTTGACCGCGTTCCTCTTCCACAGCAACTTTGCGGAAGGCATGAACTCTCTGATGTTCATGAAAAACCTGACTATCGCTGGCGGCTACCTGCTGCTTGGCATCACCGGTCCAGGCGCATTCAGTATCGACCGTGTTCTGAATAAAAAGTGGTAA
- a CDS encoding YqjK-like family protein: MTPLSDRDTRKAFLLRQIQQQRLDLSASRRDWLDVTQVYDRRWNKLVSLRSWAVVATSAMAVVSVRHPRFLVRWARRGFGVWSTWRMAKNLLH, encoded by the coding sequence ATGACCCCATTAAGCGATCGAGATACACGTAAGGCGTTTCTGCTACGACAGATTCAACAGCAACGTCTCGACCTGAGCGCCAGTCGACGCGACTGGCTGGATGTCACACAAGTCTACGATCGCAGGTGGAACAAGCTCGTTAGCCTGCGTTCGTGGGCAGTCGTTGCCACAAGCGCTATGGCCGTTGTTTCCGTACGCCATCCGCGTTTTCTGGTTCGATGGGCCCGACGCGGTTTTGGCGTCTGGAGCACATGGCGTATGGCTAAAAACTTACTGCATTAA
- a CDS encoding phage holin family protein: MSDSHHAQCPGKNILGIGQRIVTLVVQTVETRLRLAVVELEEEKSNLIQLLLMAGLTLLFTAFGLMSLLVLIIWAVDPQYRLPVMIATTGTLLLLALIGGILTIRRARRSTLLLHTRNELANDRALLENDEK; encoded by the coding sequence ATGAGCGATTCTCACCACGCACAATGCCCAGGAAAAAACATCCTGGGCATTGGTCAACGCATTGTCACACTGGTGGTTCAGACGGTGGAAACACGGCTGCGTTTGGCCGTCGTGGAGCTGGAGGAGGAGAAATCAAACCTTATCCAGCTGCTGTTGATGGCAGGGCTTACCCTGCTGTTTACCGCTTTTGGCTTGATGAGCCTACTTGTGCTGATTATCTGGGCCGTCGATCCTCAGTATCGTTTACCCGTTATGATTGCGACTACCGGTACGCTGTTACTGCTGGCGTTAATTGGCGGAATATTGACGATCCGCCGTGCGCGCCGTTCAACGCTGTTACTGCATACGCGCAATGAACTGGCAAACGATCGTGCTCTGCTGGAGAACGACGAGAAATGA
- a CDS encoding DUF883 family protein: MAKDTTSDQLRAELKALSDTLEEVLNTSTDKSKEELSKLRIKAESALKESRDRLGETSEALAKQTREAAAKADGYVRENPWTGVGIGAAVGLVLGVLLSRR; the protein is encoded by the coding sequence ATGGCTAAAGATACAACATCAGATCAGTTGCGCGCAGAACTTAAAGCCCTGTCCGATACGCTGGAAGAAGTCCTGAATACTTCCACCGATAAATCCAAAGAAGAGCTGAGCAAACTGCGTATTAAAGCGGAAAGCGCGCTTAAAGAGAGCCGCGATCGTCTGGGTGAAACCAGTGAAGCTCTGGCAAAACAAACCCGTGAAGCGGCGGCAAAAGCTGACGGCTATGTGCGTGAAAACCCATGGACAGGCGTCGGTATTGGCGCAGCGGTCGGCCTGGTGCTGGGCGTTCTGCTGTCTCGCCGTTAA
- a CDS encoding DUF1090 domain-containing protein, with translation MKYRIIFALTLASLSASAAATSLCQEKEQDIQREIGYAEKHNNQHRIDGLKKALSEVKANCTDSKLRADHQEKIADQKDEIREREQDLKEAEQTGDADKVAKRERKLKEAQKELNALESRAY, from the coding sequence ATGAAATACCGCATCATCTTTGCTCTTACTCTTGCTTCGCTTAGCGCGAGCGCGGCGGCAACCTCCCTGTGTCAGGAAAAAGAGCAGGATATTCAACGTGAAATTGGTTATGCCGAAAAACATAACAATCAGCACCGTATCGACGGGCTGAAAAAAGCGCTGAGTGAAGTGAAAGCTAACTGTACTGATAGCAAACTGCGTGCCGATCACCAGGAAAAAATTGCCGATCAGAAAGATGAGATCCGCGAACGCGAGCAGGATTTGAAAGAAGCAGAACAAACCGGTGATGCGGACAAAGTGGCTAAACGTGAGCGCAAGCTCAAAGAGGCCCAAAAAGAACTTAACGCGCTGGAATCCCGCGCGTATTGA
- the mzrA gene encoding EnvZ/OmpR regulon moderator MzrA, which translates to MGPNHILRRRFALSLSVMLMLWLWAALQREESTLAIRPMNQANMPDGFAISHHLDANGIRFKSITPQDDALLITFESSEQSAAAKRVLDISLPHVYVIALGDENNNPASWLSLLRDTSHRFG; encoded by the coding sequence ATGGGGCCAAACCACATTCTCCGCCGCCGATTTGCACTCAGCCTGAGCGTTATGCTGATGCTCTGGCTTTGGGCGGCGCTGCAACGCGAGGAATCGACTCTCGCCATCCGCCCTATGAACCAGGCTAACATGCCAGATGGCTTTGCTATCTCACACCATCTGGATGCTAATGGCATCCGCTTTAAGAGCATTACGCCACAGGATGATGCTCTGCTTATCACTTTTGAATCCAGCGAACAAAGCGCAGCAGCGAAGCGCGTGCTGGATATCTCCCTACCGCACGTCTACGTCATCGCGCTTGGGGATGAAAATAACAACCCTGCAAGTTGGCTGTCCCTTCTTCGTGATACCTCACATCGATTTGGCTAG
- the yqjA gene encoding DedA family general envelope maintenance protein YqjA — MELLTQLLNALWSQDFETLANPSMIGMLYFVLFMILFLENGLLPAAFLPGDSLLVLVGVLIAKGAMGFPQTVILLTVAASLGCWVSYIQGKWLGNTRLVQNWLSHLPAHYHQRAHHLFHKHGLSALLVGRFIAFVRTLLPTIAGLSGLNNARFQFFNWMSGLLWVLILTTLGYLLGKTPVFQKYEDALMSCLMLLPVVLLVFGLVGSLVVVWKKKYGNRG; from the coding sequence ATGGAACTACTAACCCAACTCTTAAATGCCTTGTGGAGCCAGGATTTCGAAACCCTCGCTAATCCGTCCATGATCGGCATGCTCTATTTTGTCTTATTTATGATTCTGTTCCTTGAGAATGGGCTGCTGCCGGCCGCTTTCCTGCCGGGCGATAGCCTGCTGGTGTTGGTCGGCGTGCTGATTGCCAAAGGCGCAATGGGCTTCCCGCAAACGGTCATACTGCTGACCGTCGCGGCCAGTCTCGGCTGCTGGGTGAGTTATATCCAGGGTAAATGGCTAGGCAATACCCGGCTCGTTCAGAACTGGCTTTCGCACCTGCCCGCCCACTACCATCAGCGTGCGCATCATTTATTCCACAAGCACGGCCTTTCCGCATTGCTCGTCGGGCGTTTTATCGCCTTTGTTCGTACCCTACTCCCCACCATCGCCGGCCTGTCTGGTTTGAACAACGCACGCTTCCAGTTTTTCAACTGGATGAGCGGACTGCTGTGGGTGTTGATTTTGACCACGCTGGGCTATCTGCTGGGTAAAACGCCGGTCTTCCAGAAATATGAAGACGCCCTGATGTCATGTCTGATGCTGTTACCGGTGGTTCTGCTGGTATTCGGCCTGGTTGGCTCGCTGGTCGTGGTGTGGAAGAAAAAGTACGGTAATCGAGGATAA
- the exuR gene encoding transcriptional regulator ExuR, protein MEITDVRRLYQQLAAELKERIEQGVYLVGDKLPAERFIADEKGVSRTVVREAIIMLEVEGYVEVRKGSGIHVISNQAKHHQAPDENMEFANYGPFELLQARQLIESNIAEFAATQVTKQDIMKLMEIQENARKEKCFRDSEWDLQFHVQVALATQNTALAAIVEKMWTQRVHNPYWKKLHDHIDARTVDNWCDDHDQILKALIRKDPHAAKLAMWQHLENTKLMLFNETSDDFEFNADRYLFAENPVVHLDTASSGSK, encoded by the coding sequence ATGGAAATCACCGACGTACGCCGTTTATATCAGCAACTTGCCGCTGAGCTTAAAGAACGCATTGAGCAAGGCGTTTACCTTGTGGGTGATAAGTTACCTGCCGAACGTTTTATTGCCGATGAGAAAGGCGTGAGCCGTACGGTGGTGCGCGAAGCCATTATCATGCTGGAAGTCGAAGGGTATGTTGAGGTTCGAAAAGGCTCAGGCATCCACGTCATTTCAAACCAGGCCAAGCATCATCAGGCACCAGATGAAAATATGGAGTTCGCTAACTACGGCCCGTTTGAGCTGCTGCAAGCTCGCCAGTTAATTGAAAGCAATATCGCGGAATTTGCCGCGACCCAGGTCACCAAGCAGGACATCATGAAATTGATGGAGATCCAGGAGAACGCGCGCAAAGAGAAGTGCTTCCGCGATTCTGAATGGGATCTGCAATTCCACGTGCAGGTGGCTCTTGCCACGCAAAATACGGCGCTCGCCGCTATTGTCGAAAAAATGTGGACCCAGCGCGTGCATAACCCGTACTGGAAAAAACTTCACGACCACATTGACGCGCGTACCGTCGACAACTGGTGTGATGACCACGACCAAATCCTGAAAGCGCTTATTCGTAAAGATCCCCATGCGGCCAAACTCGCCATGTGGCAGCATCTGGAAAACACCAAGCTGATGCTGTTCAACGAAACCAGCGATGATTTTGAGTTTAACGCCGACCGCTATCTGTTTGCGGAAAATCCGGTCGTTCACCTTGATACGGCATCTAGCGGCAGCAAGTAA
- a CDS encoding MFS transporter, whose translation MRKIKGLRWYMIALVTMGTVLGYLTRNTVAAAAPTLMAELHISTQQYSYIIAAYSAAYTVMQPVAGYVLDVLGTKIGYAFFAVAWAVFCGATALAGSWGGLAIARGAVGAAEAAMIPAGLKASSEWFPAKERSIAVGYFNVGSSIGGMIAPPLVVWAIVMHSWQMAFIISGVLSFIWAMCWLVFYKHPRDQKKLTDEERDYIIGGQEAQHQTNNGKKMSPWQIIQTRRFWGIALPRFLAEPAWGTFNAWIPLFMFKVYGFDLKEIAMFAWMPMLFADVGCVLGGYLPPLFQRWFGVNLIVSRKMVVTMGALLMIGPGLIGLFTSPYIAIALLCLGGFAHQSLSGALITLSSDVFGRNEVATANGLTGMAAWMASTMFALVVGALADTIGFSPLFAVLAIFDLLGALVIWTVLQNKQADNDESDTPHPTQQATQN comes from the coding sequence ATGCGTAAAATTAAAGGATTACGTTGGTACATGATCGCACTGGTGACAATGGGCACCGTGCTGGGATACCTGACGCGTAATACCGTGGCAGCAGCTGCGCCAACTCTGATGGCAGAGCTGCACATTTCCACACAGCAATATTCGTACATCATCGCTGCTTACTCCGCAGCTTACACCGTTATGCAGCCCGTCGCGGGCTACGTTCTGGACGTTCTGGGTACCAAAATTGGTTATGCCTTCTTCGCCGTAGCCTGGGCAGTTTTCTGCGGTGCGACCGCGCTGGCAGGCAGCTGGGGTGGACTGGCAATTGCGCGTGGTGCGGTCGGTGCAGCAGAAGCGGCAATGATCCCTGCGGGTCTGAAAGCCAGTTCCGAATGGTTCCCGGCTAAAGAACGTTCTATCGCGGTAGGTTACTTCAACGTCGGTTCTTCAATCGGCGGCATGATTGCACCACCGTTGGTGGTCTGGGCAATCGTGATGCACAGCTGGCAGATGGCGTTTATCATCTCCGGCGTACTGAGCTTCATCTGGGCAATGTGCTGGCTGGTCTTCTACAAACACCCTCGCGATCAGAAAAAATTAACTGATGAAGAGCGTGATTACATTATTGGTGGTCAGGAAGCACAGCACCAGACCAATAACGGCAAGAAAATGTCGCCATGGCAGATTATTCAGACTCGTCGCTTCTGGGGTATCGCCCTGCCGCGCTTCCTGGCAGAACCTGCCTGGGGGACCTTCAACGCCTGGATCCCACTGTTCATGTTCAAAGTCTACGGCTTTGACCTGAAAGAAATCGCTATGTTTGCGTGGATGCCAATGCTGTTCGCTGACGTAGGTTGCGTACTGGGTGGCTACCTCCCGCCGCTGTTCCAGCGCTGGTTTGGCGTGAACCTGATCGTTTCCCGTAAAATGGTGGTCACCATGGGCGCACTGCTGATGATTGGCCCTGGGCTTATCGGTCTGTTCACCAGCCCATATATTGCCATCGCTCTGCTGTGCCTTGGCGGCTTTGCTCACCAGTCACTGTCCGGCGCGCTGATTACGCTCTCTTCTGACGTCTTCGGCCGTAATGAAGTGGCGACGGCAAACGGTCTGACCGGGATGGCAGCATGGATGGCAAGTACCATGTTCGCCCTGGTGGTTGGTGCACTGGCGGATACCATCGGCTTCAGCCCACTGTTTGCCGTGTTGGCTATCTTCGACCTGTTAGGGGCATTGGTTATCTGGACCGTGCTGCAAAACAAACAGGCTGATAACGACGAATCGGATACCCCTCATCCGACCCAGCAGGCCACCCAAAACTAA